The Cytobacillus sp. NJ13 sequence TATAATCCGGATTCCGGTCTTTTTTTATTTTTCTGGAATACAGCACACAACTGTCGTTGGATATCTTCTCTCAGTAAAATAGGGAATTATGTCATATAAAGATGGCGAAAAAAGGGGTTTAATGTCACGTTTGAAATATTTTTGTAATATTTCTATAACAAGTCTGTCAAATAAGGATGGTATAATCCTCCATGGAAAGACAAATTTACTAGAGATTTTTATTGTAATCGCTTAAAAAAATATACATAGATAAATAGTTTTATATTTTACGGCCGATTAAATGACCAAGTACATATTAGAAAGCAGGGTAATCACTTTGAGAAAAAGGCTCCTCGTTTTAAATACAACTATTATCCTTGGGCTTGGAAGTGCTTTTTCAATCCCAGGTGTAAATGCTGAATCAATCAATAAGCTCGAAAATCAAAAAAGCCAAATTCAGCAGCAGCGTTCCAGCTTGCAGGCCACACTGGCTGAAGCGGATAAGGAATTGGTAAGTGTACTAAAAGAAATCGCTGAGTTAAATACTAAAATTAGTAAAGTTGAAAAAGCGATTGAAGATAATAATAAATTAATAGCAGAAACTCAAACTAAAATTGCCAGCACTAAATCCGAAGTAGATCAATTGAAGGCAGAAATGGCTATCATTGAGGAAAGAATTGAAAAGAGAAGCGCTATCCTAAAACAGCGTGCACAATCTTTTCAGGAAAGCGGCGGATCAGTGGCATATTTAGATGTTCTTCTTGGTGCTTCCAGTTTCAGTGACTTTGTTGACCGTGTCGGAGCAGTAACCACATTTGTTCAGGCAGACAAACAATTACTGGAAGAACAGGAACAGGATAAAAAAGCATTTGAAGAAAAGAAGGCTGCTGTGGAAGAAGAGTTAGCGGGTTTGACCAGCATGATGACCGAATTAAAAGGCATGCAGTCCATCATGGAGGAGCAAAAACAGCAAAATAGCTCATTAATTCAGCAGTTAAAAGAAAAAGAAAATTCTATTGCTGATAAGAAGGCAAAGCTGCAAAGTGAAGATGTTAAATATGCTTCTATGATTGCTCAAATCGAACAAAGCATTTCGGCGCAAACAGCACCAGCAGCACAGTCAGCAGCTTCGGCTTCAGCTTCAGAAGGTTCAGCTTCTGCCAATAAGCAAACTCCTGCTGCCCAAAAAGCAAAAGGATCAGCAAGCTCTGCTCCAAAGCCAACTGTAAATGGCGGCAGTGCAATCAGCATTGTAACAACTGCAGGTAATAAATATATCGGTAATTCTGTTTATGTGTTTGGCGGCGGCAGAAATGCTTATGATATCGCCAATGGAAGATTCGATTGCTCAGGCTTTGTACACTGGGCTTTCTCCCAGGCTGGAATTAGTGTAGGGGCCAGCACAGATTCTCTTAAATTTGCTGGGCGCCAGGTTTCAGCAAGCGAGATGAGAGCTGGAGATCTTGTTTTCTTTGATACTTATAAAAGGGACGGCCATGTAGGCATTTACCTCGGCGGCGGTAAATTCATCGGATCACAAAGCTCAACGGGTGTTGCGATTGCGAACATGTCCAGCGGCTATTGGAAAACGAAGTTTAATGGCCGGGTTGTACGCGTTATAGAATAGAAAAATTGACCTGACTTTCATGTGAAAACGTGGAAGTCAGGTTTTTTTGCTGTTTTCACATAGATTGTTGTTTTAGCTTGTAAATGAGAGAGTCGATTTTCACCTTCAGGTTCTTGCTTTCAGCGAAGAGGGAGATTGTATTAACTTCTTTATTAGATTTTATGATATTGTGCCCGAATGTACTTCAGGTTCGGACTTGTTTTCTCGGATATCTTCTGCACCTGTCCGAATGAGCAATGTATTCGGACTCAATTTCACGGATTTCCTCTACACATGTCCGAATGAGCATCGTATTCGGACTCAATTTCATGGATATCCTCTACACCTGTCCGAATGAGCAATGTATTCGGACTCAACCTCCCGGATATCCTCTATATCTGTCCGAATGAGCAATGAATTCGGACTCGATTTCACGGATTTCCTCTACACCTGTCCGAATGAGCAATGAATTCGGACTTAACCTTCCGGATTTCCTCTACACCTGTCCGAATGAGCAATGAATTCGGACTCAACCTCCCGGATATCCTCTATATCTGTCCGAATGAGCAATGAATTCGGACTCGATTTCACGGATTTCCTCTACACCTGTCCGAATGAGCAATGAATTCGGACTCAACCTTCCGGATATCCTCTATACCTGTCCGAATGAGCAATGAATTCGGACTCAACCTCCCGGATATCCTCTATATCTGTCCGAATGAGCAATGAATTCGGACTCAACCTCCCGGATATCCTCTATATCTGTCCGAATGAGCAATGAATTCGGACTCAACCTTCCGGATATCCTCTATATCTGTCCGAATGAGCAATGAATTCGGACTCGATTTCACGTATTTCCTCTACACCTGTCCGAATGAGCAATGAATTCGGACTCAACCTTCCGGATTTCCTCTACACCTGTCCGAATGAGCAATGTATTCGGACTCAATTTCATGGATATCCTCTACACATGTCCGAATGAGCAATGTATTCGGACTCAACCTCCCGGATATCCTCTATATCTGTCCGAATGAACCATAGATTTAAACTCTAATAAGAATTTTTAATAAATTCAAAATATTTTATTGATTATTACTATTTGCCGTGATTTAATAGGTAATAACATATAACATATCAGATATGTGATGTCTGCAAGGAAGGAGGCAAGAGAATGAATGTAAAAAAGATTTCAACGCGAAAAATTTCTGAAATTGCTGCAGAGCAAATTGAAGATATGATTGCCAAAGGATCCTTTAAACCAGGAGAAAAGCTGCCATCAGTGAGAGAGTTATGCGAACTGTTTGGTGTCGGCCGATCCGCTGTCAGGGATGCTCTAACCTCCTTGCAGGGCAAAGGAATTGTGCATGTGAAACAGGGAGAAGGCACTTATATATCCCGGTTTGATTCATCAAAGCTTTTTAAAAGTCCCCATTTGCATCCAGGCATTAAAGACATCCAGGAATTATTCCAGGCAAGAAAAATGGTTGAAACAGGTCTCGCTGAAATGGCTGCCGCGAATCGGTCGGAAGCGGATTTGGCGAAGATGAATAAGCTGATTTCCGATGCAGCCATCCATGGATGGGAGGAGGATTATCAGTTTCATATGGCGATTGCCCATGCTGCAGGCAATGATATACTTATCCAATTTGTGCAATTTATTTCTGAAACATTGAAAAAATCCATGATCGATTTCCATCATTATCTTCAAACACGAAATGATATTGCCAAAAAGATTGAAGAGCAGCACCTGGGTATCTATTTGTCTATTAAAAATAAGCAGCCGGATCAGGCACATAAAAATATGATTGAACATCTAGAGCTGGTTGAGAAACTTTTGCAAATGAGTATCCTGCAGGAACGTTAAAGTTTTTTGAAATTTTTTAGAAACATTGTTTGTTATTAAGAAACAAATGAGGTGGATATGTTGATTGCCGCAGAATCGATAAGTGCTTTAAAAACTTATTTTAGAGAAGACCAGATAAGTAAAAATGAAGTTTCAAGCCTATATGGCAACTCAGGAGAAATGATTATATTACCGGAAACCGAAGATGAGATTGCAGCTGCACTTAAGCATGCTGATTTGAATGGTCTAACCATCAACATCATGGGTGGTGGCACAAAACGGGGATTCGGAGGTTTAATTGAAAAAGCTGATTTTCTCCTATCGCTTGAAAAATATACAGGGATTGTGGAACACACACCTGGTGATATGACATTAACAGTAAGAGCCGGAACTCGCTTTAAAGACCTTCAGGATTATTTGGCACAGCATAATCAAAAAATATCACTCGATCCTTTTTGGCCAGAAGACGCCACAATAGGCGGAATCATTGCTGCAAATGAAAGCGGACCCAAAAGGTTGGGCTACGGTTCAGCCCGTGATGCAGTCATTGGTTTAAGGACTGTTTATCCGGATGGAAAGGTAATACGCTCCGGTGGCAGAGTCGTAAAAAATGTTGCCGGCTATGATATGAATAAACTATTTATAGGATCGATGGGCACACTTGGTGTGATTTCTGAAATTACCTTAAAGCTTTGCCCAATCCCTAAATGTGAGAGCCTGGTTCTCGTTTCGTTTCCAGCTGGAAATCTGGAGGAAGTAAAGGCGTTTGCAGTGAAGGTACTGGATTCTATGATTGAACCAGTTTCGCTTGAGCTGCTGAATCCGGCACTTTCAGATAGACTTGCCGGAATAAAATCCTACACTATAGCTATGGGTTTTGAAGATGTTGAAAGCTCTGTACGTTATCAGGAGATTTTTGTGGGAAATATGCTGCCGAAGGATGCGAAATTGAGTATAAGCTCTAAGGAAAAAGTGGATTTGTTTTGGGACCGCTTTTACAGGCACATTCCTAGTGGGGCAGGCGAGGAAATGCCAATTCAAACAGAAGCCTCCCTTAAAATTGGTACTGTTAATCTCGACGCGGTGAGAGTATTAAAGGAAACAGAACTGCTCCAGGATAAATTCAATGTAATAATCGAATCACATGGAGGTCTTGGGCATGGGTTGAGTCAAGTGACCATTAGAGGAGCAGAGTCAGATGTCGCCAATGCCGCTGTACATGTAAGGCAGACCGCTGAAAGAGCAGGAGGATATGCGATTGCAAAACACCTGCCATTTGAGCTTCGGAAAAAAGTGGATGTTTGGGGAAGTAAACCTTCTTATTTCTTTTTGCTCCATGGGATTAAAACAAAGGTTGACCCAAATATAACATTAAGCCCAAACAGATTCATAGGAGGGATTTAAATGAGTGTCCGGGAACTCGATTTAAAGCAAGAGCCGCCATGTACCTCGGGATTGGGAAACTATTTATGGAGCGATCCGCCAGATGAAAAGAAATGGGCTGACTGTGTCCATTGCGGCATGTGTCTGGAATCATGCCCGACATATGAACAGACAGGTCAGGAACAGCATTCCCCAAGGGGGCGTGTACATTTAATAAAATCTGTGGCTGAAGGTAAGCTTCAAGTAAATGAGCAATTCATGGATCCAGTGTTTCAATGTCTGGATTGCCGCGCATGTACAACTGCATGCCCAGCTGATGTAGATGTTGGAGGTTTGATTGAGGAAGCTCGTGGCCAGATTCGGCAGGCGATGCCATTGACTGGTGTAAAAGGAGCCATCAGCAAGTTTTTTCTTCATGACCTTTTCCCTCACCAGAATCGCTTAAATACGCTGGGCGGCCTTCTGAAATTCTACCAAAAAAGCGGAATGCAAAAAGCAATCCGGAAAACCAAATTAATTAATATTATGCCGCAGCACCTTGTCGATATGGAATCTATCATGCCTGAAGTGAAAGAGCCTGTAAAAAAGAAATATAAAGACGTAAAAGTAATCAAAGCAAAAGGGGAGACAAAGCAGGAAGTTGCGATGCTGACCGGCTGTGTAATGGATGTCATGTTCAGTGATATTAATGAATCCACCATAAATGTACTGACTCGAAATGGAAATGATGTTGTCATACCCCAAAGCCAAACGTGCTGCGGAGCACTGCATGTTCACGCGGGTGACCGTGATATGGGCAGGAAGCTGGCGAAGCAGAATATGGAAGCATTCAAAGACTTTGATAAAGTGATTGTTAATGCAGCCGGATGCGGGTGCATGATGAAGGAATACGCAGAATTGTTTAAAGAAGACCCGGAAATGCATGCAAAAGCGGAAGAGTTCTCTGAAAAGGTTGAGGATATTTCAAAATTTCTTCATGATACAGGCTATGAAAAGCCAAAGGCTGAAATGAACACCAAAATTACTTACCATGATGCATGCCATTTAGCACATGGACAGGGGATCCGCCAGCAGCCGCGCGATATTCTCCTTGATATTCCTGGTGTTGACATGGTGCATATGCCTAATTCAGACCGGTGCTGCGGAAGTGCAGGAATATACAATATTACCAATCCGGAAATGGCCAATGCAGTCCTTGAAAGCAAAATGGAAAATGTTCCAGATGATGTGGAAATGATCTCAATGGGAAATCCCGGCTGTATGCTGCAAATGGCAATGGGAGTTCAAAAATACGGAAGGAATCAGAAAATTGTCCATACTGTCCAGCTTCTTGACTGGGCTTACCAAAAGGAAGACCGTGTGAAGGAGGGAAAAGAGTGAGAGCGAGAGATCGAGTTAAATCACAGGATAAACACATTTTAAAATTGGCTGAAATTGTGGGGGGAACCCGTTCCATTCTTTATCAGAAAGAAGATCTTGTTGCTTATGACTGTGACGGCTTTACGATCCATAAGCACCTTCCTAAGGCAGTTGTTTTTCCAAAGGATACACAAGAAGTGGCGGAGATTGTTAAATACTGCTCAGAAAACAATCTCCCCTTCCTGGCCAGGGGAGCTGGAACAGGGCTGAGCGGAGGAGCCATACCTCTTAATGGGGAAATAATTATCAGTATGGTTAGAATGAAAAAGCTTATTAGCGTTGATCTGGAAAACCGCCGAGCCGTTGTGGAGCCTGGATTTGTAAATCTGAAACTCACAAATTCAATATCCGATAAAGGCTATTATTACGCACCGGATCCATCCAGCCAATACTGCTGTACTATTGGCGGCAATGTTGCAGAAAATGCCGGCGGTGCACATTGTCTGAAATACGGAGTTACTACAAACCATATTCTTGGACTTGAAGTGGTCATGCCTAATGGCGAAATAGTGGAAATTGGCAAAAACGGTATTCCTGATGCTCCCGGATATGATTTGCTGGGTCTGATTACAGGTTCTGAAGGGACCCTTGGCATTGTGACAAAAATAACTGTGAGGGTACTGAAAAATCCTGAAGGAAAGCAGACTGTACTTGCCTATTTTGATCGGGTTGATGATGGAAGCCAGGCAGTATCAGATATAATATCTGCGGGTATTGTACCAGCAGCTCTTGAAATGATGGATAAGACTGCTATTGAAGGGGTGGAAGCTGCTGCTTTTCCTGTTGGCCATCCAAAAGATATAGAAGCAGTTCTTTTAATTGAAGTGGATGGAATTGCTGCGGGAATTGAGGAACAGATCGACCAAATCCTTGAGGTGTGCAGAAAGAGGAATGTCCGTGAAGTCCGTGCTGCCGGAAGTGAAGAGGAAAGAGCAAGATGGTGGGCGAACCGTAAGACAGGCTTTGGTGCCATGGGAGCGATTTCTCCTGATTATCTGGTTCAGGATGGGGTCATTCCTCGAAGCAAGCTGCCCGAAGTTTTAAGCAGAATCAACCAGATTAGCAGTGAATCGGGATTAAGGATTGCCAATATTTTTCATGCAGGAGACGGAAACCTCCATCCTCTTGTCCTTTTTGACGCACGGATTCCAGGAGAATCAGAGAAAGCACTTGAAGCTGGAAGCCAGTGCCTAAAAGTCTGCGCCGATGTTGGAGGGACCATAACTGGAGAACATGGAGTCGGCATTGAAAAGCGGGAAGAAATGCGATTTGTTTTCACAGAAGAAGAAATTGCTGCCCAGACAGAAATCCGGGAAGTCTTTAATCCTCATAATCTGCTGAATGCTGGAAAGCTGTTCCCATCGCCGAGCAGATGTGCTGAAATCAAAAAAGAGATGAAGGCACAGGCAATTTCATAAGATTGGTCAGCCTTCAGCAGAAGAAGGCTGGCATTTAACGAATGTTGAAAACATAAATCAAGCCATATCAAATTAGAGAAGAATAAAGTTGTGTGAAAATTATTGAAAATCCATTTGGAAACATGCTATTATTTTTTTAAGAGAAAGTTAGAAACGCCGTTTCGTAATAAGAAACAAGGATCGGCAACCGCATTAAATTTT is a genomic window containing:
- a CDS encoding NlpC/P60 family protein, translated to MRKRLLVLNTTIILGLGSAFSIPGVNAESINKLENQKSQIQQQRSSLQATLAEADKELVSVLKEIAELNTKISKVEKAIEDNNKLIAETQTKIASTKSEVDQLKAEMAIIEERIEKRSAILKQRAQSFQESGGSVAYLDVLLGASSFSDFVDRVGAVTTFVQADKQLLEEQEQDKKAFEEKKAAVEEELAGLTSMMTELKGMQSIMEEQKQQNSSLIQQLKEKENSIADKKAKLQSEDVKYASMIAQIEQSISAQTAPAAQSAASASASEGSASANKQTPAAQKAKGSASSAPKPTVNGGSAISIVTTAGNKYIGNSVYVFGGGRNAYDIANGRFDCSGFVHWAFSQAGISVGASTDSLKFAGRQVSASEMRAGDLVFFDTYKRDGHVGIYLGGGKFIGSQSSTGVAIANMSSGYWKTKFNGRVVRVIE
- a CDS encoding FAD-binding oxidoreductase; translated protein: MIAAESISALKTYFREDQISKNEVSSLYGNSGEMIILPETEDEIAAALKHADLNGLTINIMGGGTKRGFGGLIEKADFLLSLEKYTGIVEHTPGDMTLTVRAGTRFKDLQDYLAQHNQKISLDPFWPEDATIGGIIAANESGPKRLGYGSARDAVIGLRTVYPDGKVIRSGGRVVKNVAGYDMNKLFIGSMGTLGVISEITLKLCPIPKCESLVLVSFPAGNLEEVKAFAVKVLDSMIEPVSLELLNPALSDRLAGIKSYTIAMGFEDVESSVRYQEIFVGNMLPKDAKLSISSKEKVDLFWDRFYRHIPSGAGEEMPIQTEASLKIGTVNLDAVRVLKETELLQDKFNVIIESHGGLGHGLSQVTIRGAESDVANAAVHVRQTAERAGGYAIAKHLPFELRKKVDVWGSKPSYFFLLHGIKTKVDPNITLSPNRFIGGI
- a CDS encoding FAD-linked oxidase C-terminal domain-containing protein, with the protein product MRARDRVKSQDKHILKLAEIVGGTRSILYQKEDLVAYDCDGFTIHKHLPKAVVFPKDTQEVAEIVKYCSENNLPFLARGAGTGLSGGAIPLNGEIIISMVRMKKLISVDLENRRAVVEPGFVNLKLTNSISDKGYYYAPDPSSQYCCTIGGNVAENAGGAHCLKYGVTTNHILGLEVVMPNGEIVEIGKNGIPDAPGYDLLGLITGSEGTLGIVTKITVRVLKNPEGKQTVLAYFDRVDDGSQAVSDIISAGIVPAALEMMDKTAIEGVEAAAFPVGHPKDIEAVLLIEVDGIAAGIEEQIDQILEVCRKRNVREVRAAGSEEERARWWANRKTGFGAMGAISPDYLVQDGVIPRSKLPEVLSRINQISSESGLRIANIFHAGDGNLHPLVLFDARIPGESEKALEAGSQCLKVCADVGGTITGEHGVGIEKREEMRFVFTEEEIAAQTEIREVFNPHNLLNAGKLFPSPSRCAEIKKEMKAQAIS
- a CDS encoding (Fe-S)-binding protein, which translates into the protein MSVRELDLKQEPPCTSGLGNYLWSDPPDEKKWADCVHCGMCLESCPTYEQTGQEQHSPRGRVHLIKSVAEGKLQVNEQFMDPVFQCLDCRACTTACPADVDVGGLIEEARGQIRQAMPLTGVKGAISKFFLHDLFPHQNRLNTLGGLLKFYQKSGMQKAIRKTKLINIMPQHLVDMESIMPEVKEPVKKKYKDVKVIKAKGETKQEVAMLTGCVMDVMFSDINESTINVLTRNGNDVVIPQSQTCCGALHVHAGDRDMGRKLAKQNMEAFKDFDKVIVNAAGCGCMMKEYAELFKEDPEMHAKAEEFSEKVEDISKFLHDTGYEKPKAEMNTKITYHDACHLAHGQGIRQQPRDILLDIPGVDMVHMPNSDRCCGSAGIYNITNPEMANAVLESKMENVPDDVEMISMGNPGCMLQMAMGVQKYGRNQKIVHTVQLLDWAYQKEDRVKEGKE
- a CDS encoding FadR/GntR family transcriptional regulator; the protein is MNVKKISTRKISEIAAEQIEDMIAKGSFKPGEKLPSVRELCELFGVGRSAVRDALTSLQGKGIVHVKQGEGTYISRFDSSKLFKSPHLHPGIKDIQELFQARKMVETGLAEMAAANRSEADLAKMNKLISDAAIHGWEEDYQFHMAIAHAAGNDILIQFVQFISETLKKSMIDFHHYLQTRNDIAKKIEEQHLGIYLSIKNKQPDQAHKNMIEHLELVEKLLQMSILQER